A region from the Schistocerca serialis cubense isolate TAMUIC-IGC-003099 chromosome 1, iqSchSeri2.2, whole genome shotgun sequence genome encodes:
- the LOC126448699 gene encoding major centromere autoantigen B-like, which yields MRWQLAPVEDVASDLQEFQELIGSDSVTFEDFVSVDDNVATTGVQSIEELTAERSLENSSGSESNSDNEDDPVPSYPKAAEAFETFRRYMMAHRHEDRTVVQLAHLEQEMIAVESRRNRKQTCLLEYLKKIIGMWFSDCIGS from the coding sequence ATGAGATGGCAGCTAGCTCCTGTGGAAGATGTTGCAAGTGATTTGCAAGAGTTTCAGGAGTTAATAGGCAGTGATTCTGTCACTTTTGAGGACTTTGTGTCTGTGGATGACAACGTGGCAACCACAGGAGTACAAAGTATTGAGGAGCTGACTGCAGAGAGAAGCTTGGAGAATAGCAGTGGTAGTGAAAGCAACAGTGACAATGAAGATGACCCTGTTCCCTCATATCCTAAGGCAGCTGAAGCCTTTGAAACATTCAGGAGATATATGATGGCCCATAGACATGAGGACAGAACAGTAGTTCAACTTGCTCATTTGGAGCAAGAAATGATTGCCGTAGAGTCTAggagaaatagaaaacaaacatgcttgcttgaatatttaaaaaaaatcataggtATGTGGTTTTCAGATTGCATAGGTTCCTag